The following proteins are encoded in a genomic region of Bubalus kerabau isolate K-KA32 ecotype Philippines breed swamp buffalo chromosome 13, PCC_UOA_SB_1v2, whole genome shotgun sequence:
- the PCED1A gene encoding PC-esterase domain-containing protein 1A isoform X3, whose amino-acid sequence MERAGRRAARRPLTGTHKLCEAGAVLKRPALLAREHEARPGARCRRRAQCAGLPQSLVNGAEPRDSPVVVGGSMVFCLENEELCRPQRSNMVRFHASEVQQLLHNKFVVILGDSIQRSVYKDLVLLLQKDSLLTAAQLKAKGELSFEQDQLVAGGQLGELHNGTQYREVRQFCSGSGHHLVRFYFLTRVYSEYLEGVLEELTYGPAPDLVIINSCLWDLSRYGRCSMESYRENLERVFVRMDQVLPDSCLLVWNMAMPLGERVTGGFLLPELQPLAGSLRRDVVEGNFYSATLAGDHCFDVLDLHFHFRHAVRHRHRDGVHWDQHAHRHLSHLLLTHVADAWGVELPKRDYPHGCGPGVNFVPGPVPPPVPSPVRHGQHRGLAVHRGMSRCVHNSPYHVPRMGAPCRQRPRHSDRLIHTYKLDRRPHAHSGTWPG is encoded by the exons ATGGAGAGAGCTGGGCGAAGGGCTGCGCGCCGACCACTAACCGGGACGCACAAGCTCTGCGAGGCAGGAGCAGTGCTGAAGCGACCAGCTCTTCTGGCACGGGAACATGAGGCTAGGCCTGGCGCCCGCTGCAGGCGACGCGCGCAGTGTGCGGGCCTGCCCCAGTCGCTGGTGAACGGCGCGGAGCCCCGCGACTCG CCCGTCGTTGTAGGCGGCAGCATGGTCTTCTGTCTGGAGAACGAGGAGCTGTGCCGCCCGCAGCGAAGCAACATGGTCCGTTTCCACGCCTCGGAAGTCCAGCAGCTGCTACACAACAAGTTCGTGGTCATCTTGGGGGACTCAA TCCAGCGGTCTGTGTATAAAGACCTGGTGCTCCTGCTCCAGAAAGACTCACTGCTCACAGCTGCCCAGCTGAAAGCCAAG ggggaGCTGAGCTTTGAACAGGACCAGCTGGTCGCTGGGGGTCAGCTGGGCGAGCTGCACAACGGGACACAGTACCGGGAGGTCCGCCAGTTCTGCTCGGGTTCTGGCCACCACCTTGTACGCTTCTACTTCCTCACCCGCGTTTACTCCGAGTACCTCGAGGGAGTCCTGGAGGAGCTGACATATGGGCCTGCCCCGGACCTGGTGATCATCAACTCCTGCCTCTGGGATCTCTCCAg GTATGGCCGCTGCTCGATGGAGAGCTACCGAGAGAACCTGGAGCGAGTGTTCGTGCGCATGGACCAGGTGTTGCCAGATTCCTGCCTGCTGGTGTGGAACATGGCAATGCCCCTAGGAGAGCGTGTCACTGGGGGTTTCCTCCTGCCTGAG CTCCAGCCCCTGGCAGGCTCTCTGCGGCGGGATGTGGTTGAAGGGAACTTCTACAGTGCTACTCTGGCTGGGGACCACTGCTTCGATGTCTTGgacctccactttcactttcggcATGCAGTACGCCACCGTCACCGGGATGGTGTCCATTGGGACCAGCATGCCCACCGCCACCTCTCACATTTGCTTCTGACCCATGTGGCCGATGCCTGGGGTGTGGAGCTGCCCAAGCGTGACTATCCCCATG GATGTGGCCCTGGAGTGAACTTTGTGCCTGGCCCCGTGCCTCCTCCAGTCCCCAGCCCTGTCCGCCATGGTCAGCACCGGGGCTTGGCCGTCCACCGGGGGATGTCACGCTGTGTTCACAACAGCCCCTACCATGTGCCGAGGATGGGGGCGCCCTGCAGGCAGCGTCCAAGACACTCAGACAGGCTGATCCACACATACAAACTGGATAGACGACCTCATGCCCATTCGGGTACATGGCCGGGGTAG
- the PCED1A gene encoding PC-esterase domain-containing protein 1A isoform X1, with the protein MERAGRRAARRPLTGTHKLCEAGAVLKRPALLAREHEARPGARCRRRAQCAGLPQSLVNGAEPRDSPVVVGGSMVFCLENEELCRPQRSNMVRFHASEVQQLLHNKFVVILGDSIQRSVYKDLVLLLQKDSLLTAAQLKAKGELSFEQDQLVAGGQLGELHNGTQYREVRQFCSGSGHHLVRFYFLTRVYSEYLEGVLEELTYGPAPDLVIINSCLWDLSRYGRCSMESYRENLERVFVRMDQVLPDSCLLVWNMAMPLGERVTGGFLLPELQPLAGSLRRDVVEGNFYSATLAGDHCFDVLDLHFHFRHAVRHRHRDGVHWDQHAHRHLSHLLLTHVADAWGVELPKRDYPHDPWIKDWPEPDHLFQGSQGQPSDFGEQPALPPPSPLPPPMPFPYPLSQPSLPPLFPPLPQEPPFFPGQPFLPCEFFNFNPTEDFSIPPHLGCGPGVNFVPGPVPPPVPSPVRHGQHRGLAVHRGMSRCVHNSPYHVPRMGAPCRQRPRHSDRLIHTYKLDRRPHAHSGTWPG; encoded by the exons ATGGAGAGAGCTGGGCGAAGGGCTGCGCGCCGACCACTAACCGGGACGCACAAGCTCTGCGAGGCAGGAGCAGTGCTGAAGCGACCAGCTCTTCTGGCACGGGAACATGAGGCTAGGCCTGGCGCCCGCTGCAGGCGACGCGCGCAGTGTGCGGGCCTGCCCCAGTCGCTGGTGAACGGCGCGGAGCCCCGCGACTCG CCCGTCGTTGTAGGCGGCAGCATGGTCTTCTGTCTGGAGAACGAGGAGCTGTGCCGCCCGCAGCGAAGCAACATGGTCCGTTTCCACGCCTCGGAAGTCCAGCAGCTGCTACACAACAAGTTCGTGGTCATCTTGGGGGACTCAA TCCAGCGGTCTGTGTATAAAGACCTGGTGCTCCTGCTCCAGAAAGACTCACTGCTCACAGCTGCCCAGCTGAAAGCCAAG ggggaGCTGAGCTTTGAACAGGACCAGCTGGTCGCTGGGGGTCAGCTGGGCGAGCTGCACAACGGGACACAGTACCGGGAGGTCCGCCAGTTCTGCTCGGGTTCTGGCCACCACCTTGTACGCTTCTACTTCCTCACCCGCGTTTACTCCGAGTACCTCGAGGGAGTCCTGGAGGAGCTGACATATGGGCCTGCCCCGGACCTGGTGATCATCAACTCCTGCCTCTGGGATCTCTCCAg GTATGGCCGCTGCTCGATGGAGAGCTACCGAGAGAACCTGGAGCGAGTGTTCGTGCGCATGGACCAGGTGTTGCCAGATTCCTGCCTGCTGGTGTGGAACATGGCAATGCCCCTAGGAGAGCGTGTCACTGGGGGTTTCCTCCTGCCTGAG CTCCAGCCCCTGGCAGGCTCTCTGCGGCGGGATGTGGTTGAAGGGAACTTCTACAGTGCTACTCTGGCTGGGGACCACTGCTTCGATGTCTTGgacctccactttcactttcggcATGCAGTACGCCACCGTCACCGGGATGGTGTCCATTGGGACCAGCATGCCCACCGCCACCTCTCACATTTGCTTCTGACCCATGTGGCCGATGCCTGGGGTGTGGAGCTGCCCAAGCGTGACTATCCCCATG ACCCATGGATTAAAGACTGGCCAGAGCCGGATCATCTCTTCCAGGGGAGCCAGGGGCAGCCCTCAGACTTCGGGGAGCAGCCGGCCttgcccccaccctctcccttacCTCCTCCCATGCCTTTTCCCTATCCTCTTTCTCAGCCTTCCCTACCTCCGCTGTTTCCACCCCTGCCCCAGGAACCCCCTTTTTTCCCAGGCCAGCCCTTCCTACCCTGTGAATTCTTCAATTTTAATCCAACGGAAGACTTCTCGATACCACCCCACTTAG GATGTGGCCCTGGAGTGAACTTTGTGCCTGGCCCCGTGCCTCCTCCAGTCCCCAGCCCTGTCCGCCATGGTCAGCACCGGGGCTTGGCCGTCCACCGGGGGATGTCACGCTGTGTTCACAACAGCCCCTACCATGTGCCGAGGATGGGGGCGCCCTGCAGGCAGCGTCCAAGACACTCAGACAGGCTGATCCACACATACAAACTGGATAGACGACCTCATGCCCATTCGGGTACATGGCCGGGGTAG
- the PCED1A gene encoding PC-esterase domain-containing protein 1A isoform X2: MERAGRRAARRPLTGTHKLCEAGAVLKRPALLAREHEARPGARCRRRAQCAGLPQSLVNGAEPRDSPVVVGGSMVFCLENEELCRPQRSNMVRFHASEVQQLLHNKFVVILGDSIQRSVYKDLVLLLQKDSLLTAAQLKAKGELSFEQDQLVAGGQLGELHNGTQYREVRQFCSGSGHHLVRFYFLTRVYSEYLEGVLEELTYGPAPDLVIINSCLWDLSRYGRCSMESYRENLERVFVRMDQVLPDSCLLVWNMAMPLGERVTGGFLLPELQPLAGSLRRDVVEGNFYSATLAGDHCFDVLDLHFHFRHAVRHRHRDGVHWDQHAHRHLSHLLLTHVADAWGVELPKRDYPHGQPFLPCEFFNFNPTEDFSIPPHLGCGPGVNFVPGPVPPPVPSPVRHGQHRGLAVHRGMSRCVHNSPYHVPRMGAPCRQRPRHSDRLIHTYKLDRRPHAHSGTWPG, from the exons ATGGAGAGAGCTGGGCGAAGGGCTGCGCGCCGACCACTAACCGGGACGCACAAGCTCTGCGAGGCAGGAGCAGTGCTGAAGCGACCAGCTCTTCTGGCACGGGAACATGAGGCTAGGCCTGGCGCCCGCTGCAGGCGACGCGCGCAGTGTGCGGGCCTGCCCCAGTCGCTGGTGAACGGCGCGGAGCCCCGCGACTCG CCCGTCGTTGTAGGCGGCAGCATGGTCTTCTGTCTGGAGAACGAGGAGCTGTGCCGCCCGCAGCGAAGCAACATGGTCCGTTTCCACGCCTCGGAAGTCCAGCAGCTGCTACACAACAAGTTCGTGGTCATCTTGGGGGACTCAA TCCAGCGGTCTGTGTATAAAGACCTGGTGCTCCTGCTCCAGAAAGACTCACTGCTCACAGCTGCCCAGCTGAAAGCCAAG ggggaGCTGAGCTTTGAACAGGACCAGCTGGTCGCTGGGGGTCAGCTGGGCGAGCTGCACAACGGGACACAGTACCGGGAGGTCCGCCAGTTCTGCTCGGGTTCTGGCCACCACCTTGTACGCTTCTACTTCCTCACCCGCGTTTACTCCGAGTACCTCGAGGGAGTCCTGGAGGAGCTGACATATGGGCCTGCCCCGGACCTGGTGATCATCAACTCCTGCCTCTGGGATCTCTCCAg GTATGGCCGCTGCTCGATGGAGAGCTACCGAGAGAACCTGGAGCGAGTGTTCGTGCGCATGGACCAGGTGTTGCCAGATTCCTGCCTGCTGGTGTGGAACATGGCAATGCCCCTAGGAGAGCGTGTCACTGGGGGTTTCCTCCTGCCTGAG CTCCAGCCCCTGGCAGGCTCTCTGCGGCGGGATGTGGTTGAAGGGAACTTCTACAGTGCTACTCTGGCTGGGGACCACTGCTTCGATGTCTTGgacctccactttcactttcggcATGCAGTACGCCACCGTCACCGGGATGGTGTCCATTGGGACCAGCATGCCCACCGCCACCTCTCACATTTGCTTCTGACCCATGTGGCCGATGCCTGGGGTGTGGAGCTGCCCAAGCGTGACTATCCCCATG GCCAGCCCTTCCTACCCTGTGAATTCTTCAATTTTAATCCAACGGAAGACTTCTCGATACCACCCCACTTAG GATGTGGCCCTGGAGTGAACTTTGTGCCTGGCCCCGTGCCTCCTCCAGTCCCCAGCCCTGTCCGCCATGGTCAGCACCGGGGCTTGGCCGTCCACCGGGGGATGTCACGCTGTGTTCACAACAGCCCCTACCATGTGCCGAGGATGGGGGCGCCCTGCAGGCAGCGTCCAAGACACTCAGACAGGCTGATCCACACATACAAACTGGATAGACGACCTCATGCCCATTCGGGTACATGGCCGGGGTAG